The genomic interval AGCGTTCTGGCCATGATGTTGCCATCGGCACCTGTGCGTTGTAAATCATTCTTAAGGCACGTTTCGGTCGTTTCTGCGTCATGCAGACTGGTAACGATAACGTGTGCACCCCAACTCGCAAGGATCTTGGCAGTCTCATACCCAATGGAATTGGGAGATGCGCCCGTCACAATGACCGTCCGACCGGACATATCAACACGTTCTGCCATCGGCTTGCGCATGCATAGCAACCAAAGGTGACGAACCGACTTGGCAAATGTATGGGGCATTTTCTGCAGTGATAATATGGCGCTAGAGCTTTGCCATCAGTTCCGCACTGGCTTCCCATAGCCTGGAGCCATTCTCTGGATCGGAGGCACTTGGCGAAACAGATTTCCGTTGCATCAGGTGCAAATACATCCCCGTGCTATAGCCCGCTTCTTCGGAACAGCACAGATAAATTGCCGGCTTTACAGCCTGTTCTGGAGATTGCAAGAGATACCGCAGAAGAGGCTTGACTACGGGCTTGAGCGGTGTCGGGGTATCCCTTGCAATGTTCGAAGCAATACCTCCGGGACACATTGAATGTACCGCGACTTCGATACTGTCGCCTTGATTCAGGCGTCGGGAGAGCTCGGTGGCGTACGTACACTGAAGTAGTTTACTGATGCCGTAATGTCTGAGACTATCCTTCGTTTTGTAATCTTTGAACGTACCCAAATGATCAAACTCAATGACATGGGAGGATCGGTGTGCCTCGGATGCGACAAATATAATTCGCGGTGTCTTTCCAGGGTGTCTGGATGGACGAATCACCCCATCCTTCAACCACCGATCAATCAGTATACGTGAAGAGAGGAAGTGTACAGTAAACATCATCTCAAATCCTTGTGGGGATTTTCTGGCTCTGGGAGGCATCAGTCCAGCATTCATCAGTGCAATATCAATGCGGATTCGGCGAGATGCCATCAAGTCACAAAGGTGATGGACGGATTTGACGTCTGCCAGGTCAACTTCCATCAATTCTATGTTCGAAGATCCAGACAGCCTCTGTATTTCCTGACAAATTCCTCCATGCCCGGGCCGACAGGCTAAAATCATATTTCCTCCGCGCCGCGCAAGTTCAACCGCAGCAGCTTTCCCAAGGCCGCTATTGGCTCCGGTCACCAGACAGGTCCTGCCGTCAATTCGGATATCTTCGGGAACCATGGTAACTTCAGCGTGCTTCGGCTGCCTGAGATCTCGGACAGCAGCAACCATCGCACTGAAGGGCGTGCCATCTCCAACTAATTTGGATTTTTTCTTCACGGAGTCCTCAATTTTGACCTGAACTGCTCGTACAAGATCAAGTCAGATGATTCATTCAAACGGGATCGTGTATTTCTCACGGTAGCCAGAAAAATGTTCTTCGATGACCTCCTCGCTCAACCCAAAATCATTCAAGCTATAGGAATGTCGCCCAAAACGATTTTGCGGATTGGCCTTGATATACTGTCCTGCCTGCCGCACTGCTTCGTCATCAAAATTAATTCCGATCCACTCATAGATCTCCCGAAGCTGGGTTACGGGATCCGCAATCAAGTCGTAATAGGACACATCCATGAACCGGTCGGTCTCTTCACCGGATCGAACCATTTCGGTGACTTCAATCATTCTGCGTATTTTCCGGCACCAGTGTCGCGCAATTTCTTCGGGATCCACCTGATCACTAAAAATACCTCGACCATGTGCAACCATACTACAAAATGACGGCAAAGCCTTTCGTGGATCGCGGTGGGTCAGTACAATTTTCGCATCTGGGAAAGTATTCAGAAATATATCCAAATACTCCATGTGATTTGGAGTCTTCAGCACCCATTGACTACCCGGACGCTGCCAACACAGAACTTTCAGTACCCCGCGAAGAAATTCGTAGGCCTGGGTATGGTCCTGATCCTCCAGCCAACGCGAATACGATGGAACGTGCATCGTCGCCTCCGGTGATTGACTCATAAAACTCAGGTCCAACAACATAACATCTTCCTCCGGCTCACGACGGCTGATCGGGTGTATCGACTTGAATTGTGGTGACAAATAGGAGATTGCCTGATGCGCCATGAATGAGTAAAACTTGCGGCTGAAAGTCCCACGCCTGTTCATGTTACCCGCCGGGACTGGTTCAAGCAGTTCTCCCCCAGAAATGCCACGGATGGCAGGATTGGTATTCAATAAGCGTTGGAGTAGTGTCGTGCCAGTACGCTGCAGCCCAGTAACAAGAATGATTTTGCCAAGATCAACCTCATTTATTTCAGGGTGCTTTCTGAGTAGATCCCTGATCCGAAAACGATGAACCAACGCGCGGGTGAGTCGAGATTTTTGTACTAGCCTGCCGGTGGCAGTCAGACGAGCTTCGTCGTTCATTGATTTGACCAGCACTTCCAGGGCCTCGAAAAATTTACTATCGCCCAAATCTTCCAGTCCCGTTATTCGTTTCGCCTGCTCTACAAGTACCTCGGCCTCCAAATATCCTGGCGGGCCAAATCTCCCACTCAGACCGTTATAAACTTTGATAAAGAACGGGCGATAGGGACGCTCATAGTCCGTTGTTGTTACGAAGTCGCTCTTGCCCATCTCTTGCCACACGACTAACTCTTACGGCTACTCAACTTGACCAATTGGGTATGGGGTTGAGGAGATTCCTGCGCTCGTACCCACCGAAAGCACATAGTCCCAGAAGAGTGACCAGCGGTATCTAGCCAGTTGGGCAGGCCCGGATCTTCATGTGCGACAACCAGCCTTACGAAGTTGTCATCTTCATAGTGTGCCAGATGCTTATTTGTGTGAATCCTATGATATCGGTAATCCAGAGATTCCATCCAGTAATTGTTCAACTGAAAATTCCAGTATTCACATTCTGGGGGCGTAACCTCAATCAGAAGAGCCTCGTCCTCTGCAATCGCCCAGTGACTATGATAATAGGTGATGTTTGGATCGCCTCCAGCGGCCCGTGAAACTTTTGGATCAAACATCGGCAACATGTTGCTGTGTTTCTGGAAATCCCGCGCCCACTTGGAAAATAATAACGGTGCCCCTGCTACCAATGCTCCTGCCTTTTTCAATCCTTCATCAAGCTTCACAGGTGTTAATGGGGCGGGGAGTTGCTCATGTTCTGGACAGTTAATGCGCTCAATCCGCAATTCTGCGGGAGTCTCTACTGTCCGATCAAGGAAAGTTTGACGCACAACCAAAGTGCCCGTCTCGGTGGTCATGGGTAGCCAATTCCCCGATTGAGGCTTGGAACTGAGGATAAGTTCGAATCTCCCGCTTGCATCCATTTCGATCTCATCCGATTCAATATATCCTGTAGGTGGCAAGCCGCGACCCTGACCATAATGGCCGGATTGAGTACCAAAGCTCAAATATGCAATCGTATTTCGCTGCCCATAGATCTTGTACTCATAGTTTCCGTTCAGCGCAGCTGTTTGATAGAAATTGTCTGGATTGTCGGCACCCAGTTTAGTCACCTCATCAACTACTCGATGCAAGACAGGTGCGTTGGTATCCGCATGTTCGACGAACGCCATAAGGCCTGCACGGGCGATACGACTGAGGTACCGATACCCTTCCGCCTGATTGAATGGATCCTGTGGAGCACCGGGGAATTGTAGTCCAGCACCCGCCGCCTTAAGAGAATCACAGAATTCGTCCCAGGTTTTTCCACTGACGATCCGGTGAGCAGCTACGTCCTCTACCGTCCGACCACGAAATCGCCGGATCAGGAGGGACATTCGTCGAAAGAGGCTTAGGAGACCAATGCCGAGCTTGCGCATGATTTACCACTTCAAATGTATGCTGGCCCAATCGCCCATTAACTGTGCGACGCCATAATCTAAGATTCGCCCGTTAAATCCCGGAGTGGGAAAGGGGATAGAGTGAGCTCAGAGTCCGATTTAGTTTCGGGTGAATCCGAGGGATCAGACACATTATTTTCTAGATTTTCCCGCTGCTGTTTGTACCTATCGCATATTTCAGGGTTCAAATCTTCATTCTGGGAGAAAATATCAAATGCCTGTTCGTGTTTTCACCGTGTTACAATGGAGAATGCATTGCGGTTAATCGTATTACCTAAGGATACTAGGGATTCCATATGAAACTGGCATTGGCACAAATAAATACGGTTGTCGGAGATCTGAGGGGAAACTCAGACAAGATTCTGCACTACTCCGAGAAAGCACATGCTCGCGGTGCCGATCTGGTAGTATTCCCTGAATTGACCTTCACAGGGTACCCTCCGATAGACTTGTTGGAGTCCAGAGATTTTGTGACCCGCGAACGTCAGCACCGCCAGAAACTGGTAAAATTGCTCCCTAGAGGACTGGGGGTGCTCGTCGGAGGGTTGGCACTCCACAAAGGACATGGAAAGCCTCTGCACAACGCAGCATATCTGTACGAAGATGGCCATTGTGTCGGGGTCTATCATAAACAGCTTCTGCCCACCTACGATGTATTTGATGAGCTGCGATACTTCGCGCCAGGATCGTCTCCCACCATCCTTCGCTGGCGTGGCCTGAATCTGGGCGTTCATGTTTGTGAGGACCTTTGGAATGTGCACGATCTGGATCGAAAGCCTTATTCACACGATCCAGTTTCTATCCTGGCCACGCAGTCCCCGGACA from Rhodothermaceae bacterium carries:
- a CDS encoding sulfotransferase, which codes for MWQEMGKSDFVTTTDYERPYRPFFIKVYNGLSGRFGPPGYLEAEVLVEQAKRITGLEDLGDSKFFEALEVLVKSMNDEARLTATGRLVQKSRLTRALVHRFRIRDLLRKHPEINEVDLGKIILVTGLQRTGTTLLQRLLNTNPAIRGISGGELLEPVPAGNMNRRGTFSRKFYSFMAHQAISYLSPQFKSIHPISRREPEEDVMLLDLSFMSQSPEATMHVPSYSRWLEDQDHTQAYEFLRGVLKVLCWQRPGSQWVLKTPNHMEYLDIFLNTFPDAKIVLTHRDPRKALPSFCSMVAHGRGIFSDQVDPEEIARHWCRKIRRMIEVTEMVRSGEETDRFMDVSYYDLIADPVTQLREIYEWIGINFDDEAVRQAGQYIKANPQNRFGRHSYSLNDFGLSEEVIEEHFSGYREKYTIPFE
- a CDS encoding SDR family NAD(P)-dependent oxidoreductase: MKKKSKLVGDGTPFSAMVAAVRDLRQPKHAEVTMVPEDIRIDGRTCLVTGANSGLGKAAAVELARRGGNMILACRPGHGGICQEIQRLSGSSNIELMEVDLADVKSVHHLCDLMASRRIRIDIALMNAGLMPPRARKSPQGFEMMFTVHFLSSRILIDRWLKDGVIRPSRHPGKTPRIIFVASEAHRSSHVIEFDHLGTFKDYKTKDSLRHYGISKLLQCTYATELSRRLNQGDSIEVAVHSMCPGGIASNIARDTPTPLKPVVKPLLRYLLQSPEQAVKPAIYLCCSEEAGYSTGMYLHLMQRKSVSPSASDPENGSRLWEASAELMAKL